Part of the Brassica oleracea var. oleracea cultivar TO1000 chromosome C8, BOL, whole genome shotgun sequence genome is shown below.
TCATCACCCGCGTGTTTGTTAACATCACCGACTTTCCGAAACTTGAATTTGGTGAGCTGTTCAATGTCTTCTTTCGAAGCCCCTTCCTGATATTTCATCGTATTAAAACAGATAGCACCAAGTAGCGACTTAGGATATAAGATGAAAAAGGTTATGACAAGTACCTGATCTGCAACAGCGTATAAAACTGCAATGATGCATGGCAGGCAACAGCAAACAGCAATGCCAATAACGCAGGCCAACGCAACACAGAAGACAACGAAGAACACATCGAAACCAAGGAAGACAATAGACAACCTGAAATAAGCAAAGGCATTCAGACACTAAAGGCGGAGTATTAGGCTTATACCTTATTGATATAATAGAAGGAAGTTAGAACAAACCAGTAAATCCGCGGAGATTCTTGTGCTAAATCTTGGCCACCAACAGATACCCAGTAGAACCCAATGATCCACCATATAAACGAAAACATGGTGTTGGCAGATTCTAGATGTTTCGCCACACTGCTTTGGAAACAGTAAGTGAGATAAGTAAACAAATCAAGACATGATACAAAAAATGCTTGTAGCAGGGTCATGCTGAAGTGAGTCTATCGAAACTATCTAATACCTGACAGAGAACAAAATGATGATAGTAACCTCCACAGGTTGCATTTAATCTCAACTAGATTGTAAGATGCATCAAGGAACAGAAAAGTTTGTGTAAAAGGTCCTGAAGAAACCACTGCAATTTGGGGAAGCATCATAGAATAAGCAACCAATTTGAATTGATCATCATCCAAACCTAAAATCTATATTCTAGGTAATAACAAGTATCACATCCATTATTTTCTTCATCAGCTCATAGAAACCACAAGTTGAGTGCAAAAAGCCTCCTTTTTTAAAAGGCTACCAAGCCAAATCTCACACAAGTCATGCAAGAATCCATCTTGATCCAATATACACACAAATTTTCCTGAGGCACACATCTGATGAGCTTAAGGACATAAGAAGTCTAGCTAGATAGATACCTGCTGCTTTCGCTCTCCAGCTGCTCATGTGAACTCCTCCTCGAACCCAAACCATCTTCCTCCATAGAGGAAGAGGACGAAGAAGAACGTGACCGAGGAGTCCTATTGCTTCTCACCCTATTCCTCCTCCGATACTCAATCCCCACACAAACCATATGCAACACGCATTGCAGCGCATACCCCAAGAGCCAAACCCTAAGCGGCATTATCGGATTCTCATTCCTGCTCATCACAAGAACAGCAGCAGCCACCGAGACAAAGGCCAAGTTCCACACGATGTCGAGCACCACGACGGGCTTCGAGTAGGCCCAATCGCTCTGTCTCTCCTCGAGCTGCTCCGCCGCAGCCTCCCTCACGAGCATAGACGGCTCCCGCATCGCTCGTCCTCCGCTGCTCGCGCGGCTTAGAAACATAGCCGCTTCCCTCAGCCCCTGTCTCCTCGCGGATCTCCTTTCCCCGCCGTTGTTGCTGCTTCCCTCGTTTTCATCGCCGCTCGAAAGCAATGGTGCCGGATCGAAGGATGACGAGTTCGTTGTAGTTTCCGTTGACATTGTTTCCATGAAAAAAAAGGCTAAATTGATGAAATTGGAGTGGAGTTACGCCATAAAGAGGTGAGGATTCGATCTCAGGAAACGAAATTGGAATTGCTAGGGTTTCGATCGTGCACAGAGAGGAAGATGACGATGATTAAGGAAATTAAACAGAATATTTATTCGTCAA
Proteins encoded:
- the LOC106308444 gene encoding E3 ubiquitin-protein ligase At1g12760-like isoform X1, which produces METMSTETTTNSSSFDPAPLLSSGDENEGSSNNGGERRSARRQGLREAAMFLSRASSGGRAMREPSMLVREAAAEQLEERQSDWAYSKPVVVLDIVWNLAFVSVAAAVLVMSRNENPIMPLRVWLLGYALQCVLHMVCVGIEYRRRNRVRSNRTPRSRSSSSSSSMEEDGLGSRRSSHEQLESESSSSVAKHLESANTMFSFIWWIIGFYWVSVGGQDLAQESPRIYWLSIVFLGFDVFFVVFCVALACVIGIAVCCCLPCIIAVLYAVADQEGASKEDIEQLTKFKFRKVGDVNKHAGDEAQGNADGIMTECGTDSPVEHTLLQEDAECCICLSAYEDGTELRELPCGHHFHCSCVDKWLYINATCPLCKYNILKSSNLDHEEV
- the LOC106308444 gene encoding E3 ubiquitin-protein ligase At1g12760-like isoform X2 — encoded protein: METMSTETTTNSSSFDPAPLLSSGDENEGSSNNGGERRSARRQGLREAAMFLSRASSGGRAMREPSMLVREAAAEQLEERQSDWAYSKPVVVLDIVWNLAFVSVAAAVLVMSRNENPIMPLRVWLLGYALQCVLHMVCVGIEYRRRNRVRSNRTPRSRSSSSSSSMEEDGLGSRRSSHEQLESESSSVAKHLESANTMFSFIWWIIGFYWVSVGGQDLAQESPRIYWLSIVFLGFDVFFVVFCVALACVIGIAVCCCLPCIIAVLYAVADQEGASKEDIEQLTKFKFRKVGDVNKHAGDEAQGNADGIMTECGTDSPVEHTLLQEDAECCICLSAYEDGTELRELPCGHHFHCSCVDKWLYINATCPLCKYNILKSSNLDHEEV